From one Planococcus citri chromosome 3, ihPlaCitr1.1, whole genome shotgun sequence genomic stretch:
- the LOC135838685 gene encoding uncharacterized protein LOC135838685 translates to MLQGVLKTIHLYKSLIRSKIDYGSPCFTKISNKTANILKTVQNSSLRICIGALYSSPIDSIYCEAAELPSDFRKSLVANKFITSASANPSHPLQNLISIFSLHHFQQNDNPLAKFISEIKNLEIDLKNLIQKPITYPPWLLKPLQIDFQLRNYPKRNHSPLEIKSHYLELISNYTECNLCFTDGSKISNLHTGYAFSINEKIFNFKIHEVSSIFTAELLAIYHCLLNISTTQLENKNFLILSDSLSSLISIQNIFSDHPIVQNIHKILLDLQNSNHTIHLMYTPSHVGIEGNEIVDTYAKSATIPPPFTIFTPDDIKSFFKQNTHSKWQNFWSSQTSNKLFQHKKTIYPWKNLNHLNRREEIIITRLRIGHSKITHNHLYQKIPKPPCQFCENEPISIQHLLFTCPKLQQTRLSLQIDPNSMTIPDNPSEIQKFITLLKSTNLINQI, encoded by the coding sequence atGCTTCAAGGAGTTTTGAAAACAATCCATCTATATAAATCTCTCATACGCAGCAAAATTGACTATGgcagtccatgctttacaaaaatttccaataaaaccgCCAATATcttaaaaactgttcaaaattcttctttacGAATTTGCATTGGAGCTCTTTACTCCTCACCCATAGATAGCATCTACTGTGAAGCTGCAGAACTACCCTCagatttcagaaaatcactagtagcaaataaattcattacatcAGCCTCAGCTAATCCATCACATCCCCTCCAAAATCTTATCTCAATATTCAGCTtacatcatttccaacaaaatgacaaCCCACTTGCTAAGTTCAtctctgaaataaaaaaccttgaaattgatctcaaaaatctcatccaaaaacccATAACATACCCTCCTTGGCTATTAAAACccttacaaattgattttcaactgagaaattatccaaaaagaaaCCATTCCCCATTAGAAATCAAAAGCCACTATCTTGAACTCATATCAAACTACACTGAATGCAATTTATGCTTTACTGATGGTTCCAAAATCTCTAACCTACATACAGGATAtgctttttcaataaatgaaaaaattttcaattttaaaattcatgaggtCTCTTCAATATTTACTGCCGAACTTCTTGCAATTTACCATTGTCTTTTGAACATATCCACCACTcagcttgaaaacaaaaactttttaatactaAGTGACTCTCTTAGCTCCTTGATatccatacaaaacattttttctgatcaccctattgttcaaaatattcacaaaattctgctagatctccaaaattcaaaccacaccATCCACCTTATGTACACTCCTAGTCATGTcggcattgaaggaaatgaaattgttgacacctatgcaaaatcagccactatcccccctcccttcaccattttcacccctgacgatataaaatccttcttcaaacaaaatactcactctaaatggcaaaatttctggtcatcacagacatcaaacaaactctttcagcacaaaaaaacaatctacccctGGAAAAACCTTAATCACctaaacagaagagaagaaataattataacccgtctaagaataggtcactctaaaatcacacacaatcatctctatcaaaaaattccgaaacccccctgtcaattctgtgaaaatgaacctatatccatccaacatttactattcacctgtcctaaattacagcaaacaagactatctctccaaatagacccaaattcaatgaccattccagataacccttctgaaatccaaaaatttataaccctacttaaaagcaccaacctaataaaccaaatctaa